In the genome of Montipora foliosa isolate CH-2021 chromosome 3, ASM3666993v2, whole genome shotgun sequence, one region contains:
- the LOC137996599 gene encoding uncharacterized protein yields the protein MSKSGVKDTLEKQADGETDQSATFMRNTMVSGTMVSGEASETDDEEDDEVAGQQKTSDDGDDLESEGKYLKDSEDLNSEIHRVESEAGSETKTKRQKIVYKFDSPFHRKLRERNLVLRSDLVEGLTQCYNSAGAKLESSKFHLIRAQTTAQDVSHSTAIMLEDLTHLSTLLESVLATEKLIPLKTSIENPPDNM from the exons GTCTAAATCAGGAGTGAAGGATACCCTAGAAAAGCAAGCTGATGGTGAAACTGATCAAAGTGCCACATTTATGCGCAATACTATGGTAAGTGGTACCATGGTAAGTGGCGAAGCATCAGAAACTGACGATGAAGAGGATGATGAAGTTGCTGGACAACAGAAAACAAGTGATGACGGTGATGATTTAGAGTCAGAGGGAAAATATTTGAAAGACAGTGAGGACTTGAACTCTGAAATACACAGAGTTGAATCGGAAGCTGGTTCAGAAACCAAGACTAAAAGGCAAAAGAttgtttacaagtttgattC GCCTTTTCACCGAAAGCTGA GGGAAAGGAATTTGGTTCTGAGAAGTGACCTTGTGGAAGGTTTAACACAGTGTTACAACTCAGCCGGTGCCAAACTTGAAAGCTCTAAGTTTCATCTCATCAGAGCACAGACCACAGCACAG GATGTGTCACACAGCACAGCAATAATGCTGGAGGATCTCACCCATCTTTCAACGCTGCTAGAAAGTGTTCTTGCaactgaaaaactgataccCCTTAAGACTAGTATTGAAAATCCACCAGATAACATGTAA